From Nicotiana tabacum cultivar K326 chromosome 15, ASM71507v2, whole genome shotgun sequence, the proteins below share one genomic window:
- the LOC107797723 gene encoding UPF0496 protein At1g20180-like translates to MDNTRDEPSKTIKDWKNMKREARRSLNVNEEYLGALRTKSYGDFFLKAQLLVNNNLLSSPSQYTFSEIFLEPGQETITSILESTNIFPGKYNLKSLLSNYFNISAQASKFCSHLLKSINQVQSDYTFVEQVLESIDDCSNSTDQHFGYLVLELRSFVIHSNPFSDLKKQDFTRINDEYSSILQHLKSKRKKVARKIKLIKGVNKASGVCVTAACGLVAVAAMVLAAHTLAAIIMGPAIISLPLSPIKKKFTNLRFLKCGFLRKIGAQLDVAAKGTYILNRDFDTMSRLVDRLHDEIEHNKAMIQLCLDRREDSISLQVLKELKKSNVGFRKQVEELEEHVYLCLLTINRARALVIKEIDISCGSKINGDSQDNKTCI, encoded by the exons AAAACCATCAAAG ATTGGAAGAACATGAAGAGAGAGGCGAGAAGAAGCCTGAATGTCAATGAAGAATATTTAGGCGCATTAAGGACAAAATCCTATGGTGATTTCTTCCTGAAAGCTCAGCTACTTGTAAATAATAATCTGCTATCATCTCCCTCTCAATATACATTCTCAGAAATCTTTCTTGAGCCAGGTCAAGAAACCATAACATCAATTCTTGAATCAACTAATATTTTTCCAGGGAAATATAATCTCAAATCCCTTCTCTCCAATTACTTCAATATCAGTGCACAAGCCTCAAAATTCTGCAGCCACCTTCTCAAATCCATCAACCAAGTCCAATCTGACTATACTTTTGTTGAACAAGTCCTCGAATCTATCGATGATTGTTCCAATTCTACAGATCAACACTTTGGTTACCTTGTATTAGAGCTTCGATCTTTTGTTATCCACAGCAATCCATTTTCTGACCTCAAGAAACAGGATTTCACACGAATCAACGATGAATACTCGTCGATACTTCAACATTtgaaatcaaagaggaaaaaagTGGCTAGAAAGATAAAATTGATTAAAGGTGTAAATAAGGCTTCAGGGGTATGTGTAACAGCAGCCTGTGGACTAGTTGCTGTTGCAGCTATGGTCCTGGCAGCACATACATTAGCTGCAATAATTATGGGACCAGCAATTATAAGCTTACCTTTAAGTccaatcaagaaaaaattcacgAATCTTCGATTCTTGAAATGtggatttttaaggaaaattggAGCACAACTTGATGTAGCAGCAAAGGGTACATATATTTTAAACAGGGATTTTGATACAATGAGTAGACTCGTGGATCGATTACACGACGAGATTGAACATAACAAGGCAATGATACAGTTGTGTTTGGATAGAAGGGAAGATAGCATTTCATTGCAAgtgttgaaggagttgaagaagagTAATGTTGGATTCAGGAAACAAGTAGAGGAGCTTGAAGAGCATGTTTATTTGTGTCTTTTAACTATTAATAGAGCTAGAGCTTTGGTGATTAAGGAAATTGATATATCTTGTGGGAGCAAAATTAATGGTGATAGCCAAGATAACAAGACTTGTATATAG
- the LOC107797725 gene encoding uncharacterized protein LOC107797725 isoform X2 yields the protein MNPELRSKVTRVADEFASTEFLQFEKDRAGLLFQFAETNTMFILTARLKGYTLGNIKIDINEERSMMVITCEKPVQETVMVGWTVLKKDVEIRKFTKAFKIPNGVILDQIMTNFNEEESILTITMPKREKGILGIGIQEVKEPELVKEIPQKPLEEKTLAEQVSQETEMRFPGFPSNIQKVHEDVEKHGVKDEVPRMETEMPKVEHKSQKTDDMVEEARETHSDQIGDDKLESKCLKDDKACEKANGIQEEEKTGEEDEDKLPQRRSKMFVPVVAGSAVILSFLVFAIHFMKNKNRPEKRKG from the exons ATGAATCCGGAATTGCGATCCAAAGTAACAAGAGTTGCAGATGAATTCGCCTCTACTGAATTTCTTCAGTTTGAGAAAGATCGAGCTGGCCTTCTTTTCCAGTTTGCAGAAACAAACACTATGTTCATCCTCACAGCTCGTTTGAAAG GTTATACGCTTGGAAACATAAAGATTGATATTAATGAGGAAAGGAGTATGATGGTGATAACATGTGAGAAGCCGGTCCAAGAGACTGTAATGGTGGGGTGGACAGTGCTAAAAAAAGATGTAGAAATTAGAAAATTTACAAAGGCTTTCAAGATTCCAAATGGGGTGATCTTGGATCAAATTATGACTAATTTTAATGAGGAAGAATCCATTCTGACTATTACAATGCCAAAGAGGGAGAAGGGAATTCTTGGAATTGGAATTCAGGAAGTGAAGGAGCCAGAGCTTGTTAAAGAAATACCACAAAAACCATTGGAGGAAAAGACTTTGGCAGAACAAGTGAGTCAAGAAACAGAAATGCGATTTCCAGGTTTTCCATCAAATATCCAAAAAGTTCATGAGGATGTGGAAAAACATGGTGTTAAAGATGAAGTTCCTCGAATGGAAACCGAAATGCCAAAAGTAGAACACAAGAGCCAGAAGACCGATGATATGGTTGAAGAAGCAAGGGAAACTCATAGTGATCAAATAGGTGATGATAAACTTGAATCTAAGTGCTTGAAAGATGATAAAGCTTGCGAAAAAGCAAACGGAATTCAAGAAGAAGAGAAGACTGGAGAAGAGGATGAGGATAAGCTGCCTCAGAGAAGGAGCAAGATGTTTGTACCTGTAGTTGCAGGCTCAGCTGTAATTTTATCTTTTCTTGTCTTTGCGATTCATTTCATGAAAAATAAGAATCGacctgaaaaaagaaaaggttag
- the LOC107797725 gene encoding uncharacterized protein LOC107797725 isoform X1 — MTLNQSIIDYEAKHICFSTMFPAYAFYYFLIFDFKSLFLLAQSSFPQQSPKMNPELRSKVTRVADEFASTEFLQFEKDRAGLLFQFAETNTMFILTARLKGYTLGNIKIDINEERSMMVITCEKPVQETVMVGWTVLKKDVEIRKFTKAFKIPNGVILDQIMTNFNEEESILTITMPKREKGILGIGIQEVKEPELVKEIPQKPLEEKTLAEQVSQETEMRFPGFPSNIQKVHEDVEKHGVKDEVPRMETEMPKVEHKSQKTDDMVEEARETHSDQIGDDKLESKCLKDDKACEKANGIQEEEKTGEEDEDKLPQRRSKMFVPVVAGSAVILSFLVFAIHFMKNKNRPEKRKG, encoded by the exons ATGACATTAAATCAAAGTATAATTGATTATGAAGCAAAGCATATATGCTTTTCTACCATGTTTCCAGCATATGCTTTTTATTACTTTCTAATATTTGACTTTAAATCCTTATTTTTACTTGCTCAATCAAGTTTTCCCCAACAATCACCAAAAATGAATCCGGAATTGCGATCCAAAGTAACAAGAGTTGCAGATGAATTCGCCTCTACTGAATTTCTTCAGTTTGAGAAAGATCGAGCTGGCCTTCTTTTCCAGTTTGCAGAAACAAACACTATGTTCATCCTCACAGCTCGTTTGAAAG GTTATACGCTTGGAAACATAAAGATTGATATTAATGAGGAAAGGAGTATGATGGTGATAACATGTGAGAAGCCGGTCCAAGAGACTGTAATGGTGGGGTGGACAGTGCTAAAAAAAGATGTAGAAATTAGAAAATTTACAAAGGCTTTCAAGATTCCAAATGGGGTGATCTTGGATCAAATTATGACTAATTTTAATGAGGAAGAATCCATTCTGACTATTACAATGCCAAAGAGGGAGAAGGGAATTCTTGGAATTGGAATTCAGGAAGTGAAGGAGCCAGAGCTTGTTAAAGAAATACCACAAAAACCATTGGAGGAAAAGACTTTGGCAGAACAAGTGAGTCAAGAAACAGAAATGCGATTTCCAGGTTTTCCATCAAATATCCAAAAAGTTCATGAGGATGTGGAAAAACATGGTGTTAAAGATGAAGTTCCTCGAATGGAAACCGAAATGCCAAAAGTAGAACACAAGAGCCAGAAGACCGATGATATGGTTGAAGAAGCAAGGGAAACTCATAGTGATCAAATAGGTGATGATAAACTTGAATCTAAGTGCTTGAAAGATGATAAAGCTTGCGAAAAAGCAAACGGAATTCAAGAAGAAGAGAAGACTGGAGAAGAGGATGAGGATAAGCTGCCTCAGAGAAGGAGCAAGATGTTTGTACCTGTAGTTGCAGGCTCAGCTGTAATTTTATCTTTTCTTGTCTTTGCGATTCATTTCATGAAAAATAAGAATCGacctgaaaaaagaaaaggttag
- the LOC107797724 gene encoding protein BYPASS1-LIKE, with amino-acid sequence MPATDYQGASASFTTFGRSILSIRSRDQVHSMESSHEGTSQELELEAFQKQVAEGFNDLASADSDQLLSIPWIRKLLDVFLSCQEQFRSILFKNKGCLNKSPMDRYITEYFERSLKALDVCNAIRDGIELIRQWQKQLEIVYYALDNQRSIGEGQIRRSMKALIDLAIGMLDEKESNSSFAHRNRSFGRNNAQKDHNSLGQFRSLSWSVSRNWSAAKQLQAIGQNLVAPKTNEIIATNGLAVAVFTMSYVLYFVMWALVAAIPCQDRGLQMHFHVTRQFIWGAPLLSLHERILEESRKRERRNATGLLKEIRQIEKCARHMNELTDTIHFPLSEEKEGEVKQRVQELGQVYYGLKDGLDPLERQVRQVFHRIVRSRTEGLNSIG; translated from the coding sequence ATGCCAGCTACAGATTATCAAGGGGCATCTGCATCTTTTACAACATTTGGACGGTCCATTTTGAGCATACGTAGTCGTGATCAAGTGCATTCTATGGAATCTTCTCATGAGGGTACAAGCCAAGAGCTTGAGCTTGAAGCTTTTCAAAAGCAAGTAGCTGAGGGTTTCAATGATTTGGCATCTGCTGACTCTGATCAGCTTCTTTCGATTCCGTGGATTAGGAAACTTTTGGATGTGTTCCTTTCTTGTCAAGAACAGTTCAGGTCCATTTTGTTTAAGAATAAAGGGTGCTTGAATAAATCCCCTATGGACCGTTACATAACGGAATATTTCGAAAGGAGTTTGAAAGCATTAGATGTGTGTAATGCGATTCGAGATGGGATTGAGCTGATCAGGCAGTGGCAGAAGCAGCTGGAGATTGTTTATTACGCATTGGACAATCAGAGGAGTATTGGGGAAGGCCAAATTCGTCGTTCCATGAAAGCGTTGATTGATTTGGCGATTGGCATGCTTGATGAAAAAGAGTCTAATTCAAGTTTTGCTCATAGAAACAGGTCGTTCGGACGAAACAATGCTCAGAAGGATCATAATTCGTTGGGCCAATTTCGATCGTTGTCGTGGAGTGTATCGCGGAATTGGTCTGCTGCTAAGCAGCTTCAAGCAATTGGTCAAAACTTAGTTgctcccaaaactaatgaaattatTGCCACCAATGGATTAGCAGTAGCTGTTTTTACAATGAGCTATGTGCTTTACTTTGTAATGTGGGCGCTTGTGGCTGCAATTCCTTGCCAAGACCGTGGCCTTCAAATGCATTTCCATGTCACTAGGCAATTCATTTGGGGTGCTCCACTTCTCTCCCTCCATGAGAGGATCTTGGAGGAGTCGAGGAAGAGGGAGCGTAGAAATGCTACTGGATTGTTGAAGGAGATTCGTCAAATCGAGAAATGTGCGCGCCACATGAATGAACTAACTGATACGATTCACTTCCCGCTTTCAGAGGAAAAGGAAGGGGAAGTGAAGCAAAGAGTTCAAGAGCTTGGGCAAGTCTACTATGGCCTAAAAGACGGATTGGACCCTTTGGAACGCCAGGTAAGACAAGTGTTTCATAGGATTGTTCGAAGCAGGACCGAGGGCCTGAACTCTATTGGATGA